The sequence TCGCCTAATACCCTGTTGGCATCATTGAACCTCACGGTCACCATGATTTGCAGTGCAGCAATCCTGGCAGGCAATTGTGCAGGTGATTTACATTCTTTCAGCAGGCGGGCAGCAATTTTTCTTGCAGGTTCCTGTGGCCAGTTTTCCGCCATGCGCTGTGCAAATAATATATACGCTGCCGTTGCATTCATGCTGTCGTATACATATCCTGCTCTTGCCGCTGCAGCACGTAACAAAGAATCACTGCTTTCATTGCCTATGTTGGCAATCGCCATCAAAGCAACCCTGCGTTGACGCAGGTCTTTTGTATTTGCCAGTGCTGTCACCGCATCGAGGCCGCTCAGGTAACGGAGTTCTCCGATGGCATTGATCAGCGCTATTTTGCTATTGCCTTTTGCTTTTGATAAGGCATATACCAAAGTTGGTTTCGCCACCGGCCCACCAATTTGTATCAAGGCCCTTGCTGCAGCATCGCACAATGGCTCCTGCACCAGGTAAGGGGCAATAGTAGCAGCGGCGACGTCATTGCCACATAACTGTAACTGGCTGATCAGAAAATTTTTGGCGGGGATTGACGGCACCCATTTCAATGCCCTGCACCAGGCTTTTACAGCCGTTTTACGGGCAGAATCCTGCAGGGCGGCAGTGATATACCTTGTATACGCGGTGAGGGCATATTGCACTCTTATATTCCCGGTCTGCGACATCATCGCGAGTGTAGTCAGTCCCTCTTCTCCCAGCTTTTCCAGTTGTTTCATGGAGATGTTTTTCAGACTATCGTTGGGTGATGGCATTTCCTGAAGGATCGCATTGATCCGGGTAGCATAGGGAGATGGTTTCCCCTGCCCAGCTGCATATAGTATAG is a genomic window of Chitinophaga sp. LS1 containing:
- a CDS encoding HEAT repeat domain-containing protein — its product is MRRSKLIILFILFPILYAAGQGKPSPYATRINAILQEMPSPNDSLKNISMKQLEKLGEEGLTTLAMMSQTGNIRVQYALTAYTRYITAALQDSARKTAVKAWCRALKWVPSIPAKNFLISQLQLCGNDVAAATIAPYLVQEPLCDAAARALIQIGGPVAKPTLVYALSKAKGNSKIALINAIGELRYLSGLDAVTALANTKDLRQRRVALMAIANIGNESSDSLLRAAAARAGYVYDSMNATAAYILFAQRMAENWPQEPARKIAARLLKECKSPAQLPARIAALQIMVTVRFNDANRVLGDAAADPDPAFRSAALKMAAKNLNTSNTNYWIDRVVREKDEVKAGILLLLGESRQRTATRVIQAALNDSNMVVKTAAIKAAGMLGNTTMIAALVYEMNRVDSSTIFLIRDVLLTMRSNMVASTAGISLQNKPPLMQIALLQVLAERKAEEMKARVVAMTQSANPAVKEQAEKTLKAIEGS